CAGCTCGCCGGCTACCTGCTCAGCCTGCGCACGCCCCTGGAGGTCCTGTCCCCCGACAGCGTCCGCGAAGCACTGCTCGCCCGCATCGACACCCTGCACCGCGCGAATGACGCGCCTCCGCCGGAAACCGAGCGGCAGACATGACGTCCGTCGGGTATCCGTCACCGGCTCGGACCGGGCCGCGCGCCTGCTCTCATGCGCCCATGCCACGCAGGGTCCGCTCCAGACCGGCGTCGATGCGCTCCATGGTGGCCGCGTAGGCCTCCGGCATGTCGACGTCGAGGCGGTCGGCGAGGACGAAGACCCACCACAGGCATTCGGCCAGCTTGTGCCGCAGCTCGGCGTCCACATCACCGTCGATGCCCCAGGTGCGTTCGGCGGCCAGGACCAGACGCCCGACGTAGGCGGCGTCATTGGTGAAGCCGACCGCGAGTTCCGGCAGGGTCCAGGTCCTGCCCAGAACTCTCTGTTCGATCTTCTCGTACCGGGCTCGGACCTCCAGGGCCCTGTCATCCGCCTCTTCGAGTCCGGCCTTGTCGTCGCGTTCCCGCGTCTCGCTCATCCTGATTTCCTCTCGGACGGATTTCGTGTCATCGACGACGCTAGAAGCAGATGCGGTCGATTTTGGTCCTGGTCTGTTCGTGGGTGCGTCGGATGTGCCGGCACATGGATGACATGCCGAGCGCGGCGGCGTTCGGGGTGTTCATCGGGCGTCCGAGCGCGAGGTCATTGGTACGGCCCCGCTGCGAGGCAGGTCCTGGCCGGTGGTGCGATGAGGACGGTGTGCCTCCCCCGCTGGAGGTCAGGGAGCGTCAGGGGATGTCAGGTCGAAGTCGGCACGGGGCGACTCGACTCCGTTGATCTGGAGGGAGACCGATTGGCGGCCCGGGTAGTAGCGGCGTGTGGTGATCGGCCGGAAGGAGTGCTCGCGTTCCACCTGGATCCGTTCGTCCGGAGCCAGGGTGCGGGTGGTGAGCTTGAAGGTCTTGCCGGTCTGTTGCCCGTTGGCCTTGCGGTGGTGCACGACGTAATCGATCGTGAGCCTCGCCGCGGCATCGCCGATGTTGCGGATCGCCGCCGTGAAGCGGACCGTTCCGCCGAACGGGACGGTCTCCCGGTCGAGATGAGGTCCGTCGACCTCCAGGGCTGCGGGAGCGAAGCCGAGCAGTTCCAGAGCACCGGGGTGGCCGCGCTTGACGAGGGTGCGCAGTCCGTGGCGCACCAGGCGTTCGGTGGTGGCCGCCGGGTGGTTCAGCCAGCGGCGGGCCGTGTCGACGACGACCTCGGGGTGGTCACGGCTGAGGTCGTTGAGATGGTTGGCGACCGAGCGGCGCACGTACTCGCTCTCGTCCCGGTAGAGGGCGTCCAGAACGGGCACGGTCGCTCCGGGGCGGGCCAGGATGTGCGGGACGCGGACCGACCAGGGCAGGTAGGGGCGTGTCCCTTCGGAGGCGAGCCTGCGCACGTCGGCGTCGGGTGAGCCGGTCCAGCCGCCGACGATGGTGTCGAGGGCCCGGTCGAGATCGTGTCGGAGCAGGGTCCGGACGGCGAATTCCGAGGTCAGACGCCCGGTGAGGCTCGCCAGCAGTTCCATCGCGTCGTCGAAGGCCGCCGGCTCGTTCTCCTGGACGGCACGGGTGGCGAGGGCGCTGGTGACCGGCCAGATCAACCAGCCGGTGAACTGTGCGTCCTCCCGGGCGACGCGCACGGTGCGCGCCAGTGTTGCGTAGTCGCCCGGAAGATCGGCGAGCAGCGCGTCGCGCAACAGGTCGGCGCGCTCGCGCAGGGCCAGTGCGTCGATCCGTGAGGGCGCCGCGCGCAGCGCCGTGAGTTCGGCGTCCGGGGCGGCGGCGTGGATCGCGCGGGTGAGGCTCCGGGCGGTGTCACGGCTGATGAGCTGGTCTGCGAAAGGCATGAGTGGGTTCCCTATGCGACGTGCAGCGTCC
The DNA window shown above is from Streptomyces sp. Alt3 and carries:
- a CDS encoding DNA alkylation repair protein, with amino-acid sequence MPFADQLISRDTARSLTRAIHAAAPDAELTALRAAPSRIDALALRERADLLRDALLADLPGDYATLARTVRVAREDAQFTGWLIWPVTSALATRAVQENEPAAFDDAMELLASLTGRLTSEFAVRTLLRHDLDRALDTIVGGWTGSPDADVRRLASEGTRPYLPWSVRVPHILARPGATVPVLDALYRDESEYVRRSVANHLNDLSRDHPEVVVDTARRWLNHPAATTERLVRHGLRTLVKRGHPGALELLGFAPAALEVDGPHLDRETVPFGGTVRFTAAIRNIGDAAARLTIDYVVHHRKANGQQTGKTFKLTTRTLAPDERIQVEREHSFRPITTRRYYPGRQSVSLQINGVESPRADFDLTSPDAP